In Taeniopygia guttata chromosome 34, bTaeGut7.mat, whole genome shotgun sequence, a genomic segment contains:
- the SAE1 gene encoding SUMO-activating enzyme subunit 1 isoform X1: MVEKDESSPGGISEEEAAQYDRQIRLWGLEAQKRLRASRVLLVGLRGLGAEVAKNLILAGVRGLTLLDHQQVCAEDSRAQFLIPAGSVGRNRAEASLERAQSLNPMVEVKADAESVDSKPHEFFTQFDAVCLTCCSRESMVRINQICHKNGVKFFTGDVFGYHGYMFADLGEHEFVEEKPKVAKVSAGVEDGPEAKRARLEPAETTMVKKRLQFCPLREALAVQWRGEEAAAALRKTAPDYFLLQVLLRFRTEAGRDPCPRSATEDSQRLLRLRREVLEALGVGTQLLPDTFHSFCFSEMAPVCAVVGGVLGQEVVKALSQRDPPHNNFFFFDGVRGQGMVECLGPPK; this comes from the exons GCTGCGGGCGTCGcgggtgctgctggtggggctgcGCGGGCTCGGCGCCGAGGTGGCCAAAAACCTCATCCTGGCCGGGGTCAGGGGCCTCACCCTGCTGGACCACCAACAG GTGTGTGCCGAGGACAGCCGGGCGCAGTTCCTGATCCCGGCGGGCTCCGTGGGCCGGAACCGGGCCGAGGCGTCGCTGGAGCGGGCGCAGAGCCTCAACCCCATGGTGGAGGTGAAGGCCGACGCCGAGAGCGTGGACAGCAAACCCCACGAGTTCTTCACACAGTTCGACGCG GTgtgcctcacctgctgctccCGGGAGTCCATGGTGAGGATCAACCAGATCTGCCACAAAAACGGCGTCAAGTTCTTCACCGGCGACGTCTTCGGCTACCACGGCTACATGTTCGCTGACCTGGGCGAGCACGAGTTCGTGGA GGAGAAGCCCAAGGTGGCCAAGGTGAGCGCGGGGGTGGAGGATGGACCCGAGGCCAAACGGGCCCGGCTGGAGCCGGCCGAGACCACCATGGTCAAAAAG AGGCTGCAGTTCTGCCCGCTGCGCGAGGCCCTGGCCGTGCAGTGGCGcggggaggaggcggcggcggcgctgaggAAAACGGCCCCCGACTATTTCCTGCTCCAAG tgttGCTCCGGTTCCGTACCGAGGCCGGCCGTGACCCGTGTCCCCGCAGCGCCACCGAGGACTCTCAGCGGCTGCTGCGGCTGCGCCGGGAGGTGCTGGAGGCGCTGGGGGTGGGGACACAGCTGCTGCCGGACACCTTccacag cTTCTGCTTCTCGGAGATGGCGCCGGTGTGCGCCGTGGTCGGGGGCGTGCTGGGCCAGGAGGTGGTCAAG gCTCTGTCCCAGCGGGACCCCCCCCACaacaatttcttcttcttcGACGGCGTCAGGGGCCAGGGCATGGTGGAGTGCCTGGGACCCCCGAAATGA
- the SAE1 gene encoding SUMO-activating enzyme subunit 1 isoform X2, with amino-acid sequence MVEKDESSPGGISEEEAAQYDRQIRLWGLEAQKRLRASRVLLVGLRGLGAEVAKNLILAGVRGLTLLDHQQVCAEDSRAQFLIPAGSVGRNRAEASLERAQSLNPMVEVKADAESVDSKPHEFFTQFDAVCLTCCSRESMVRINQICHKNGVKFFTGDVFGYHGYMFADLGEHEFVEEKPKVAKVSAGVEDGPEAKRARLEPAETTMVKKRLQFCPLREALAVQWRGEEAAAALRKTAPDYFLLQVLLQFRTDTGRDPCPRSATEDSQRLLRLRREVLEALGVGTQLLPDTFHSFCFSEMAPVCAVVGGVLGQEVVKALSQRDPPHNNFFFFDGVRGQGMVECLGPPK; translated from the exons GCTGCGGGCGTCGcgggtgctgctggtggggctgcGCGGGCTCGGCGCCGAGGTGGCCAAAAACCTCATCCTGGCCGGGGTCAGGGGCCTCACCCTGCTGGACCACCAACAG GTGTGTGCCGAGGACAGCCGGGCGCAGTTCCTGATCCCGGCGGGCTCCGTGGGCCGGAACCGGGCCGAGGCGTCGCTGGAGCGGGCGCAGAGCCTCAACCCCATGGTGGAGGTGAAGGCCGACGCCGAGAGCGTGGACAGCAAACCCCACGAGTTCTTCACACAGTTCGACGCG GTgtgcctcacctgctgctccCGGGAGTCCATGGTGAGGATCAACCAGATCTGCCACAAAAACGGCGTCAAGTTCTTCACCGGCGACGTCTTCGGCTACCACGGCTACATGTTCGCTGACCTGGGCGAGCACGAGTTCGTGGA GGAGAAGCCCAAGGTGGCCAAGGTGAGCGCGGGGGTGGAGGATGGACCCGAGGCCAAACGGGCCCGGCTGGAGCCGGCCGAGACCACCATGGTCAAAAAG AGGCTGCAGTTCTGCCCGCTGCGCGAGGCCCTGGCCGTGCAGTGGCGcggggaggaggcggcggcggcgctgaggAAAACGGCCCCCGACTATTTCCTGCTCCAAG ttcTGTTGCAGTTCAGGACAGACACCGGCCGTGACCCGTGTCCCCGCAGTGCCACcgag GACTCTCAGCGGCTGCTGCGGCTGCGCCGGGAGGTGCTGGAGGCGCTGGGGGTGGGGACACAGCTGCTGCCGGACACCTTccacag cTTCTGCTTCTCGGAGATGGCGCCGGTGTGCGCCGTGGTCGGGGGCGTGCTGGGCCAGGAGGTGGTCAAG gCTCTGTCCCAGCGGGACCCCCCCCACaacaatttcttcttcttcGACGGCGTCAGGGGCCAGGGCATGGTGGAGTGCCTGGGACCCCCGAAATGA
- the SAE1 gene encoding SUMO-activating enzyme subunit 1 isoform X3, translated as MVEKDESSPGGISEEEAAQYDRQIRLWGLEAQKRLRASRVLLVGLRGLGAEVAKNLILAGVRGLTLLDHQQVCAEDSRAQFLIPAGSVGRNRAEASLERAQSLNPMVEVKADAESVDSKPHEFFTQFDAVCLTCCSRESMVRINQICHKNGVKFFTGDVFGYHGYMFADLGEHEFVEEKPKVAKVSAGVEDGPEAKRARLEPAETTMVKKRLQFCPLREALAVQWRGEEAAAALRKTAPDYFLLQVLLQFRTDTGRDPCPRSATEDSQRLLRLRREVLEALGVGTQLLPDTFHSFCFSEMAPVCAVVGGVLGQEVVKALSQRDPPHNNFFFFDGVRGQGMVECLGPPK; from the exons GCTGCGGGCGTCGcgggtgctgctggtggggctgcGCGGGCTCGGCGCCGAGGTGGCCAAAAACCTCATCCTGGCCGGGGTCAGGGGCCTCACCCTGCTGGACCACCAACAG GTGTGTGCCGAGGACAGCCGGGCGCAGTTCCTGATCCCGGCGGGCTCCGTGGGCCGGAACCGGGCCGAGGCGTCGCTGGAGCGGGCGCAGAGCCTCAACCCCATGGTGGAGGTGAAGGCCGACGCCGAGAGCGTGGACAGCAAACCCCACGAGTTCTTCACACAGTTCGACGCG GTgtgcctcacctgctgctccCGGGAGTCCATGGTGAGGATCAACCAGATCTGCCACAAAAACGGCGTCAAGTTCTTCACCGGCGACGTCTTCGGCTACCACGGCTACATGTTCGCTGACCTGGGCGAGCACGAGTTCGTGGA GGAGAAGCCCAAGGTGGCCAAGGTGAGCGCGGGGGTGGAGGATGGACCCGAGGCCAAACGGGCCCGGCTGGAGCCGGCCGAGACCACCATGGTCAAAAAG AGGCTGCAGTTCTGCCCGCTGCGCGAGGCCCTGGCCGTGCAGTGGCGcggggaggaggcggcggcggcgctgaggAAAACGGCCCCCGACTATTTCCTGCTCCAAG TTCTGTTGCAGTTCAGGACAGACACCGGCCGTGACCCGTGTCCCCGCAGTGCCACcgag GACTCTCAGCGGCTGCTGCGGCTGCGCCGGGAGGTGCTGGAGGCGCTGGGGGTGGGGACACAGCTGCTGCCGGACACCTTccacag cTTCTGCTTCTCGGAGATGGCGCCGGTGTGCGCCGTGGTCGGGGGCGTGCTGGGCCAGGAGGTGGTCAAG gCTCTGTCCCAGCGGGACCCCCCCCACaacaatttcttcttcttcGACGGCGTCAGGGGCCAGGGCATGGTGGAGTGCCTGGGACCCCCGAAATGA